A genomic stretch from Terriglobus sp. RCC_193 includes:
- a CDS encoding vitamin K epoxide reductase family protein → MRLLRVLIALLAVAGTVVSILALRVHNMDPNAAPPCAITEQWDCGTVNHSRFAVFPARGFDEDPNSKGHIPVATIGIIGYLLIAVLALLGRDFLTFEAAQLGCFCALILTYLEKFVIEKWCIYCVWSQSIIAAIVVLSAINWWIANRDKARQGLHIRAV, encoded by the coding sequence ATGCGTCTTCTTCGCGTGTTGATTGCCCTGCTCGCCGTTGCCGGAACGGTCGTCTCCATCCTCGCCCTGCGCGTCCACAACATGGACCCCAACGCCGCACCACCATGCGCCATCACAGAGCAGTGGGACTGCGGCACCGTCAACCACTCCCGTTTCGCCGTCTTCCCCGCGCGCGGCTTTGATGAAGACCCCAACAGCAAAGGCCACATCCCCGTCGCCACCATCGGTATCATCGGCTATCTTCTGATCGCCGTCCTCGCGCTCCTCGGTCGCGACTTCCTCACCTTTGAAGCCGCACAGCTCGGCTGCTTCTGCGCGCTGATCCTCACCTATCTTGAAAAATTCGTCATTGAGAAGTGGTGCATCTACTGCGTCTGGTCGCAGAGCATCATCGCCGCCATCGTCGTCCTCTCGGCCATCAACTGGTGGATTGCCAATCGTGACAAGGCCCGCCAGGGCCTCCACATCCGCGCCGTCTAA